One genomic segment of Macaca fascicularis isolate 582-1 chromosome 19, T2T-MFA8v1.1 includes these proteins:
- the SIGLECL1 gene encoding SIGLEC family-like protein 1 produces MLPLLQLGKSSLASQAFVKGLIQGAIYAGVVIALLFLCLLPLIVKHIRKKQAKKAAAIRAKNSSKVRASQELAMSLKPEEPGKPIVTTFSESHILEKQDKRAS; encoded by the exons ATGCTTCCACTGCTACAGCTGG GAAAGAGTTCTTTGGCTTCCCAGGCCTTCGTGAAAGGGCTGATCCAGGGTGCTATCTATGCGGGAGTTGTAATTGCGCtgctcttcctctgcctcctccctctcaT AGTAAAACATATCAGAAAGAAGCAGGCGAAGAAAGCTGCAGCAATCAGAGCAAAAAACAGCTCGAAAGTCAGAGCAAGCCAAGAACTCGCGATGTCTCTGAAGCCTGAGGAACCAGGAAAACCCATAGTCACCACATTTTCTGAGAGCCACATATTG GAAAAGCAAGATAAACGAGCCAGCTAA